From the Saccharomonospora marina XMU15 genome, the window CGTGGTGTGCAACTTCGTGCCGCGCAAGGTGGACTACCACCCGCTCTCGATCCCGGTACCCTACTATCACTCCAATGTGGACTCCGATGAGATCATGTTCTACTGCGGTGGCGACTACGAGGCCCGCAAGGGATCGGGAATCGGGCAGGGATCGGTTTCCGTGCACCCCGGCGGCTACGCGCACGGTCCGCAGCCCGGAGCCTACGAGCGAAGCATCGGCGTCGAGTTCTTCGACGAGCTGGCGGTGATGGTCGACACCTTCCGCCCACTCGAACTCGGCGAGGGTGGCCTTGCCTGCGAGGACCCCGGGTACGCCTGGACCTGGTCCGGCAGGGGACCCGACACGTGAGCGCGCTGCCCGCGTTCGCCACGAGGCTGTGCGACGACGCCGCGGTGTTCCCTCCCGGCATGATGCCGCTGGCGGAGGCGGTGCCCGCTCACGCGGCGCACCGCGCGGCACGCTACGGCGGGTTGGTCGGGCCGCTCGTGGTCGCGGCGCCCGCGCTGGCGCAGTTGCAGACGTTGCTCGGACGCGATCAACTCGAGCTGGCGGTGACCGCGCCCGAAGGGCCGGGGCAGGCCGCGGCGGCCGTCGCCGCCTCGGCGAAGCTGCCGGTGCGGTTGCGCGCACTGGAGATCGCGGTTCCCCCGGAGTTGGAGCTCGCGCGGCTGCCTTCCGTGCTGCGCGAGGCCCGGTTGGACACGGCCTGGTCGGACGACGTCGGCGCCGAGGTGTTCCTGGAGATCCCTCGCGACGCGCGGCGCGACGGCGTGCTCGCGGTGTGCGCCGAACGAGGATGGAAGGCGAAGTTTCGCACCGGTGGGGTGCGCGCCGAACTGCACCCGGGCGAAGCCGAACTGGCGAGCGCGGTCGTCGCGGCGGTACGCGCCGGCGTGCCGTTCAAGGCCACGGCCGGGTTGCACCATGCCATCCGCAACACCGACCCGGAAACCGGATTCGAACAACATGGCTTTCTGAACCTGTTGCTTGCGACCGACGCCGCGGCCCACGGCGCCGACGAACAGCGGGTGGTCGCCGTGCTCGCCGACCGCGACGCGGCTGCCGTCGCTGCCGGGGTGCGTGCGCTCGGCGAGGCTCGCGGCATGGCCGTGCGTGAGCTGTTCGTGTCGTTCGGAACCTGCAGTATCACCGAACCGATCGCGGAACTGGTGGCGCTGGGGCTGCTGCCCGGTTCCATACTCAGTGAAGGAGTCAGTGCGTGACGAGGATCGCCGTGCCGGAGGGCTCGCTGTTCGGACTCGCCAACCTGCCCTACTGCGTGTTCTCCCCACCCGGCGGCACGCCACGCGTCGGGGTGCGGGTGGCCGACTCGGTGGTGGACCTGGCGGCGACCCTGCGCGACGAGGAGTTCGCCGAGCCGTCGCTGAACGCCTTCATGGCACAGGGCCGAGCACGCTGGAACGAGGTTCGGGAGCGGATCACCGAACTGGTGTCGGGCGAGCTTCCCGATGCGGCCGTGCACGCGGTTTCGGACGTGAAGCTGCGGCTGCCCTTCGAGGTCGCCGACTACGTGGACTTCTACGCCTCCGAGCACCACGCCTCCAACCTCGGCAGGTTGTTCCGTCCCGACGCGGAGCCACTGCTGCCCAACTGGAAGCATCTGCCGGTCGGCTACCACGGTCGCTCCGGCACAGTCGTCGTGTCGGGAACGGACATCGTGCGCCCGAGCGGCCAACGCAAGGCCCCTGATGAGGACACGCCGACCTTCGGTGAATCGCGGCGGCTTGACATCGAGGCCGAACTCGGATTCGTCGTCGGCGTGGGCTCCGAACTCGGCGGCACCGTGTCCTGCACCGACTTCGCCGAGCACGTCTTCGGCGCGGTGCTGGTCAACGACTGGTCCGCTCGCGACATCCAGGCATGGGAGTACGTGCCGCTCGGACCGTTCCTCGGCAAGAGCTTCGCCACCTCCATCTCGCCGTGGGTGGTGCCGATGGCGGCGTTGGAGGCGGCAAGGGTGCCAACCCCGCCGCAGGACCCGCCGCCGCTGCCGTACCTGCGTGGCGGCGAGTCGTGGGGGCTGGACATCGACCTGTCCGTGGTGTGGAACGGCGAGGAGGTCGCCCGGCCGCCGTACCGCGAGATGTACTGGTCACCCGCACAGATGCTGGCGCACCTCACCTGTAACGGCGCGTCCTGCCGCACGGGTGACCTCTACGCGTCGGGCACCGTCTCCGGCCCCCGACGTCACGAGCGGGGAGCGTTCATCGAGCTCACCTGGGGCGGCAAGGAGCCCGTCGAGGTGGCGGGTCAGCAGCGCACGTTCCTGCTCGACGGCGACGAGGTGGCCATCTCGGCGACCGCCGCAGCGGTCGACGGCGGGCGGATCGGGTTCGGCGAGGTGCGCGGCCGGATCCTGCCGGCCTGAGTGCGCTCTCCTCTGCGAGTCCCCCGTTCCTGCCCGCGAGTTCTGCGTTCCTGCCCGCGAGTTCTGCGTTCCTGCCCGCGAGTCTCCCGTTCCTGCCGGCGAGTTCTGCGTTCCTGCCCGCGAGTTCTCCTTGGGTTCCTGCCCGCGAGCTCCGCGGTGCTGCGCTGCTGGTGTACCTGCGGGTCGCCCAGCCGGCGACCCTGACCGTCAACGAGCGTCTCGGTCCGCTTCGTCGCCGGTGTCCGGCTCGGCGGACTGATCGGGTTCCACGTTGGTGGGTCCGAATCCGGGCGCCGGTCGCGGCGCGCCGCGGCCAGGGTCGGCCGCGGCGATCTCCTCTTCCGGTTGCGGGTTCGGTTCGAACGGGGCAGTCGTCATGTTCGACGGTTACCCGGTTGGCGTCCCGGCATACCTTCGAACCCCAACGCAGGACCCGCGGGCGAGAGTGCAGGACTCGCGGGCGAGAGTGCAGGACCCGCGGGCGAGAGTGCAGGACTCGCCGACGGGAACGGGGGACTCGCGCGCGGGGTGGGTCAGCTGTCGACGTTGTCGTGGAGGCGCTCGCGTAGCTTCGCGAGGTCGACCTCCCGCACGCTTGACTCGCCCGCCAGGTCCAGTGCGTGCGCGGCGCCGAAGCCCATCGCGGCGCACGGTCCCATCACCCGCACGCTGGAGAGCGCGGCGGCGTCCCCGTCCACGCACCGGCCCGCCGCCACCAGATTGTCCGCGCCGACGGGGGTCAGACTGCGCAGCGGAACGTAGTGCACGTGCTCGGGGTCGAAGGTCTCCCACACATACCCTTCGATCCGGTCGTGCAACTCGATGGGCCACGCGGTGCGCGCCACCGAGTCCTCGAAGCGCACCCCGGTGCGCACCTCGTCCACCGTGAGCTGATGCTCCGAGGCGATCCACCTGGTCTGCCTGCGGCCGGGCAGGCCGTACAGCCGCACCCTCGCGTCGGCGAAGGCCTCGGGAAACTCCGCGCGCAGGAACTCCACCACGCGGTCGGCCTGCGCGCGCCCCTCCAACTGCGCCCGCGCGGCGGGCACGGCCCGAAGTGGCGCCTCGACGTGCGTCATGTTCATCACCGCCGTGTCGCGGCCGGGGAAGAAGAACGCGAGACCGTCGCGGCGTACCAGGCCGTACTGCTCGGCCTTCTCCGCCACCCGGGCGGTGAGCTCGGCGTGGGTGGGTTTGTGTTCTTCCCGCAGGTTCTCCAGGCGGATCTGCTGTGAACCCCAGATGGTGCGCTCCGGGACGCGGCACGGCAGTCCCGCCTCCCACGTCAGTGCCGCGTCGCCGCTGGCGTCGACGAAGCCACTCGCCCGTACCCGAACCGTCCCGTGCCTGGTGGCGAAGGTGGCGTCGGTGAGTCTCCCGCCGTCCGTCCCGACCTGGAGCACCGAACCGCCGAGCACCACCTGGATGTCCAGTGACCGCACCAGGTTCTCGATCCAGCGGCCCAGCACGACCTCGTCGTAGCTCACGGTCATCGTGTGGCCTCGATTGAAATGGATGTCACCGCTGCTACCGAGGTCTTCGAACATCGGGTCGAAGATGCCGTGGGTGAGCTGCCGATACCCGGGCCCGTTGCCGTACACGCCGCAGAACAGGCCGATGAGCGAGTTGACGCACTGCCCGCCGAGCACGGGCAGCGCGTCGACGAGTACGACGGAGCGGCCGAGGTTGCGCGACTCGACGGCTGCGGACAGCCCCGCGATACCGGCCCCGACGACGCAGACGTCGGCCGTGAGGTCCTCCGTGGACCCAACGGGTGGCTTGGTGACGGTGTTGACCCGCAGCTCGGTGAGCTCATGTGGCATATTCGTGTCCCTTTTGGACGTCTGGTGTGTGTGGTTTCTCAGGCGTTGAGGTCGTGTTGGTAGACGGATTCGTGCCAGGGGATGAAGAAGCGTTTGAGGGTGTTGATGAGGAAGTAGAGGGTGAGGCCGAGTGTGGAGAGGAGGATGATGACGGCGAAGAGGGCGGGGGCGTTGAGTTCGTTGAGGGTGCGGACGATGAGGTAGCCGAGTCCTTCGTTGCCGCCGAGGTATTCGCCGACGATGGTGCCGATGATGGCGAAGACGATGCCGACTTCCATGCCGGTGAAGACGTAGGGGAGGGTGCTTTTGAGTTCGAGGTGGGTGAAGGTTTGCCAGCGGTTGGCGTTGAGGGTTTTCATGACGTCGTGTTGGCCGGGTTGGACGGAGCGGACGCCGAGTTGGACGTTGAGCATGATGGGGAAGAAGGCGAGCATGGCGGCCATGATGATTTTGGAGGTCATGCCGAAGCCGAACCAGATGACGAACAGGGGGATGAGGGCGACTTTGGGGATGACTTGGGAGGCGACGATGATGGGGCGGAGGCTGCGTTCCATCCAGGGGATTTTGCCGAGGATGGCGCCGGTGGTGATGCCGGTGGCGAGGGCGATGGTGAAGCCGGTGAGGGTTTCGGTGGCGGTGATTTGGGCGTGGTGCCAGGTTTGGGGGTCGGTGGCGAGGTCGGTGAGGGTGGCGAGGACGGTGAGGGGTCGGGGGAGGACGAGTTCGGAGAGGTTGTTGAGGCGGACGAAGAGGTCCCAGGTGGTGAAGAGGGTGAGGAGGAGCAGGGGGGTGGTGATCCAGGGGAGGAGTTTGGTCAGGCGTGGGTTGGTCATGGTTGGTCCTGGCCGTCGAGGGCGTGGCGGAGGTGGCGGGCGATGGCGCCGAAGGCGGGTTCGGTTTGGAGGTCGATGTGGCGGGGTCGGGGGAAGGGGATGGTTTGGGTGTCGGCGATGCGGCCGGGTCGGGGGGTGAGTTGGATGACGCGGTCGCCGAGGAAGACGGCTTCGGTGATGTCGTGGGTGATGAAGACGACGGTGGCGTGGGCGGCTTGGGTGATGCGTTGGAGTTCGAGGTTCATGCGTTCGCGGGTGAGGGCGTCGAGGGCGCCGAAGGGTTCGTCCATGAGGAGGAGGGTGGGGTGGGTGGACAGGGCGCGGGCGATGGCGACGCGTTGGCGCATGCCGCCGGAGAGTTCGCGGGGGTAGGCTTTTTCGTATCCGGCGAGGCCGACGAGTTCGGCGAGTTCGTGGGCGCGGTGGTGTCGGGTGGTTTTGGGGTCGCCGCGGAGTTTGAGGGGGAGGGCGATGTTGTCGGCGACGGAGTACCAGGGGAAGAGGTTGGCTTCTTGGAACACGACGCCGAGTTGGGAGACCACGGAGGTGTCCACGCGGGTGCCGTTCCACAGGGAGCGGCCCTCGATGAGGATCTGTCCGGTGGTCGGGGCCAGCAGCCCGGCCAGCATCCGCAGCAGGGTGGTCTTGCCGCAGCCTGAGCGGCCGATCACCGACACGAACTCGCCATCGGAAATGGACAGGTTGATATCCGCCAACGCATGCGTATACGCACGCCGTGTCCGAAACTCCTTGTCAACACCCACCAACTCCAACTTCGGCGGAACGTGACCGTCGCTCGTCGCGGGTACCGCTCGTGTCGTCTCGGTGTCCGGTGTGGACATCAGACTCACCTTTCTCACGATTTGGTTTGGGGCAGCAGGCTGTTGTCGAACCAGGAGGCGGCGTCCTTGCCCGGCTTGGCGATGCCCGCCGCGGTGAGCTCCTCGTATCCGGCGACCCAGGCGTTCTCGTCGGTGACGAGCAACGGCTTCGAGGGATCGCCGCCGGTCCACAGGTCCCGCATCACGGTCAGGCTCTGTTTCGCGATCTTGTTGTCGTCGAGGGTGGCGAACGAGTAGTGCTCCCGCAGCTTCGCGATCGTCTCGTCCAGCGTGGTGTCGGCGACCACCGCGGCGAGTGCGTCGTGGATGCCCGCCAGGAACGCCTTCAACATGTCCGGATCGGACTGGATCACGTCCTTGGTGGCGACGTAGACCTGCGAGTCGGACTTGACGACGGTTCCCGGGTCGAACACTCCGGCGTCGTCGTGCTGCGACAGCACGATGTTGGAGGTGTCGATGCTGACGACGTAGCCGGCGATGCGGCCCTGCTGCACCAGGTTGAACGTGCCCGGCGTCAGGCCGGTGACCTGCTTGCGAACCCGACCGGGGTCGATGCCCGCGTTCGCCAGCACCAGCGAGACCACTTTGGAACTGGTGCCGCCCTCCGAGGGCACCCCCATGGTTTTGCCGACGAAGTCCTCCGGCTTGGTCAGCGGATCACTCTTGCTGTACATGAACCGCAGTGACGAGCCGCGGGTGAGCGTGCCGATGTTGACCAGTGGCTGCCCGCTCTCGGCCACCGCCGTCATCACGTCGATCTGCCCGAGCCTGGTGACCGGGCCGGTGCCGGCCAGCAGGGTCTGCATCGCCTGCGGGGAGCCCTTGACCGGCTGCAACTGCACGTCCAGCCCGTGCTTGGCGAAATGACCGCCCGCGACCGCGAGCAGTTCGGGCGCCATCGACAGCGTTTCCAACGGCAGGTAGCTGAGGAACGTGATCGCTTCGCCCTCACCGCCTGCACCCGCGGGCTCCGAGCCGCACGCGGTGAGCAGGGTGGGACCGGCGGCCACGGCGGCCGTGGCGAGTGCGGAGCGTTTGAGGAATGACCTGCGCGACAACGCGGAAAGGGGCAGTGCCGAAAGGGACCGGGGGTAGCTGGGCACGATGTTGTCTCCTGTCTCTGCCGTGCCGATCACCACTCTGTGACCGGCACGGCAGAGGTTCGCCCCCACGGGTTGGGTGCTGCTACCCACCTTTCCGGATATCGGAAGACGGGTGCGGCAGCGGCGGTCTCGTCGCCCCGAGCGCCCGGGAGATGCCTCGAGCGGTGGCTTGCACCAGGTGTCCGAGGCCGGGCCCGTGCGACTCGGTGTGCGGCACGATCAGCGACAGCGCGGCGACCACCGTGTCGTCGCGGCCGTAGATGGGGGCGGCGACGGACACGTACTCCGGGTCGATCTGCCGGTCGCTGACCGCGTAGCCGTTGCGCCGCACGTCGGCCAGCACCTCACGAAGCTCCCGCTCGCTGGAGTAGGTGTGTGGCGTGTAGGGCTCCAGCGGCCTGCTCAGTACCTCCTGCTGCACCTCGACGGGGGCGTGGGCGAGCAAAACCAGGCCCACCGCGGTGGCGTGCAGCGCGTAGCGGCCACCGACACGCGGGCGCGCGCTCGCCCGCTCCGGACTGACGAACCGCTCGACGAACACCACCTCGTCGTCGGTGCGCACCGCCAGATGCACACCACGGTGCGTGGTCTCGTAGAGATCCTGCATGAACGGCAGTGCGATGCGCTGCAACCCCACCGAGCGCGGGGCCAGCGCGGCGATCTCCCACAGCCGCAGCCCGACGCGGTAGTTGCCGTTGTCGTCTCGTTCCAGCGCGCCCCACTCGTACAGTTCGCCCACGATGCGGTGGGTGGTGGTCAGCGGTACGCCCGCGCGGCGGCTGAGCTCGGACAGGCTCAGCCCGTCGGCGGCATCGGAGAAGGTGTCGAGGATGCGCAGGGCCCGCCGCAGCACGGAGCGGCGCTGGGTTGACATGCCGGTGAGTCTCGATGAGCACCCGAATCCGGCGCAACCGCCGATGACCTGCGGCTGCGCCCGCGTTTGGTGACTTCCTACAAAGCTTGCTCCCGCGACGTGGTGAGTGGCGATCATTTCGGGACCGGCCGGTAACCGACACAGTGGGGTGGGTCGAGGCGGCGGCCTGCCCATGGCTTGGCCTCGCTTTCGCATGTCTGTTTTCGGATGTCGTCGTGGGAGCTGGTGAGGTCTTCGGTGTTCAGTCGTGTCGCCATCGTGAACCGGGGAGAGGCCGCGATGCGGCTGATCCATGCCGTGCGGGAGCTCGGCGCCGAGGGCGGGGCGCGGCCGGAGACCGTCGCGCTCTACACCGAGGCCGACAGCTCGGCCACGTTCGTGCGGGAGGCCGACCACGCCTACTGTCTCGGCCCCGCCTCGGCCCGCCCGTACCTCGACCTGGCCGTACTGGAGCGCGCGCTGCGTGAGACCGAGGCCGACGCCGCCTGGGTCGGGTGGGGCTTCGTCGCCGAGGACCCCGCGTTCGCGCAGCTGTGCGAGCGGATCGGTGTGACGTTCGTCGGGCCGAGTCCGGAGGCGATGCGCAAGCTGGGCGACAAGATCGGCGCGAAGCTGCTGGCCGAGGAGGTCGGCGTGCCGGTCGCCCCGTGGAGCAGGGGCGCGGTCGCCGACCAGCAGGCCGCGCTCTCGGCGGCGCGCGAGATCGGCTACCCGCTCATGCTCAAGGCCACCGCTGGCGGCGGCGGCCGCGGCATCCGGGTGGTGACCGGCGAGGAGGAGCTGGTCGATGCCTTCGAACGCACCAGCCAGGAGGCGCAACGCGCCTTCGGCAGCGGCGTGGTGTTCCTCGAACGGCTGGTCACCGGAGCAAGGCACGTCGAGGTGCAGGTCATCGCCGACGGGCAGGGCACGGCGTGGGCGCTGGGGGTACGCGACTGCTCGGTGCAGCGCCGCAACCAGAAGATCATCGAGGAGTCCGCCTCGCCGCTGCTGAGCCCCGAGCAGACGCGGGAGCTGAAGGACTCCGCCGAGCGGCTCGCGCTGGCCGTCGGCTACCGCGGTGCCGCGACCGTGGAGTTCCTGTACCACCCCGGCGAGCGATTGTTCGCGTTCCTGGAAGTCAACACCAGGCTGCAGGTCGAGCACCCGATCACCGAGGCCACCACCGGGATGGACCTGGTCAAGGCCCAGTTGCACGTCGCGGCGGGCGGCAAGCTGGAGGGCGAGCCACCGGCCGAGGCAGGCCACGCGGTGGAGGCCAGGCTCAACGCCGAGGACCCCGACCGCGACTTCGCTCCCGCGCCCGGCCGGATCAGTCTGCTGAAGCTGCCCGCGGGGCCCGGCATCCGGGTCGACACCGGCGTCGGCGAGGGCGACACGATCCCCGCCGACTTCGACTCGATGATCGCCAAGATCATCGCCTACGGCCGCAGCCGCGACGAGGCGCTGGCAAGGCTGCGGCGCGCCGTCACCGAGACCACGGTGCTCATCGAGGGCGGCGCGACGAACAAGAGCTTCCTGCTCGACCTGCTCAACGCCGACGAGGTCGTGCAAGCCGAGGCGGACACCGGCTGGATCGACCGGGTACGCGGGCAGGGGCGGCTGAGCTCCACCCGGCACTGCGGGGTGGCGCTCGCGGCGGCCGCGATCGAGGCCTACGAGGAGGGCGAGCTCGTCGAACGGCAGCACCTGCTGTCCACCGCCCACGGCGGCCGCCCGCAGGTGCGGCACTCCGGCAGTGCCGCCATCGACCTGAAGCTGCGTGGGGTCGCGTACCGCGTCACGGTGGCGCGCACCGGTCCCCGCCGGTTCCGGGTCGGGATCGTCGACGGCGGCGAGGTCCGGCCCGTCGACGTCGAGCTGGAACGCTTCGACGAGCACCGCGCCCAACTGTTCGTGCACGGCAGGCGGTTCAGCCTGGTCACCGGCACTCACGGGCCCAGCCACGTGGTCGAGGTGGACGGCGTCACCCACCGCGTCAGCCGTGACGAGGGCGGGGTGGTGCGCTCACCCGCGCCCGCGCTGGTGGTGGCCACCCCGGTGGAGGTCGGCACCGAGGTCGAATCCGGGGCGCCGGTACTGGTGCTGGAGAGCATGAAGATGGAGACGGTGCTGCGGGCACCGTTTCGGGCGGTGCTGCGGGAGCGGCCGGTGTCGGTCGGCAGCCAGGTCGAGACCGGCGCGCCGCTGCTGCGGCTGGAACCGCTGGAAACGGACGGCGCCGAGCAGGCGGCCGCAGCCGGGCAACGGATCGATCTGCAGCTGCCACCCGAACCCGAAGCTGGCATGCCGCACGAGCGCGCACGCCGCGCGCTGACCGAGTTGCGCAGCAGGCTGCTCGGCTTCGACGTCGACCCGCACGACGAGGGCAGGGCGCTGTCGGACTACCTCGCCGCACGGGCGGAGCCGGGCGCCGACCGCGAACGGTTGATCGGCGACGAGGTCGCGTTGCTGCACGTGTTCGCGGACCTGTCCGAACTCAGCCGCAACCGGCCCGCGGGGGAGGAGACCACGGCCGACACCCGGGTGCACAGCCCGCGTGAGTACTTCCACACCTACCTGCAAAGCCTCGACGTGGAGCGCGCCGGGTTGTCGGAGACGTTCCAGCAGCGGCTGGCCAGGGCGCTGGGCCACTACGGTGTCGACGACCTGCAACGCTGC encodes:
- the fahA gene encoding fumarylacetoacetase, whose amino-acid sequence is MTRIAVPEGSLFGLANLPYCVFSPPGGTPRVGVRVADSVVDLAATLRDEEFAEPSLNAFMAQGRARWNEVRERITELVSGELPDAAVHAVSDVKLRLPFEVADYVDFYASEHHASNLGRLFRPDAEPLLPNWKHLPVGYHGRSGTVVVSGTDIVRPSGQRKAPDEDTPTFGESRRLDIEAELGFVVGVGSELGGTVSCTDFAEHVFGAVLVNDWSARDIQAWEYVPLGPFLGKSFATSISPWVVPMAALEAARVPTPPQDPPPLPYLRGGESWGLDIDLSVVWNGEEVARPPYREMYWSPAQMLAHLTCNGASCRTGDLYASGTVSGPRRHERGAFIELTWGGKEPVEVAGQQRTFLLDGDEVAISATAAAVDGGRIGFGEVRGRILPA
- a CDS encoding FAD-dependent oxidoreductase, with translation MPHELTELRVNTVTKPPVGSTEDLTADVCVVGAGIAGLSAAVESRNLGRSVVLVDALPVLGGQCVNSLIGLFCGVYGNGPGYRQLTHGIFDPMFEDLGSSGDIHFNRGHTMTVSYDEVVLGRWIENLVRSLDIQVVLGGSVLQVGTDGGRLTDATFATRHGTVRVRASGFVDASGDAALTWEAGLPCRVPERTIWGSQQIRLENLREEHKPTHAELTARVAEKAEQYGLVRRDGLAFFFPGRDTAVMNMTHVEAPLRAVPAARAQLEGRAQADRVVEFLRAEFPEAFADARVRLYGLPGRRQTRWIASEHQLTVDEVRTGVRFEDSVARTAWPIELHDRIEGYVWETFDPEHVHYVPLRSLTPVGADNLVAAGRCVDGDAAALSSVRVMGPCAAMGFGAAHALDLAGESSVREVDLAKLRERLHDNVDS
- a CDS encoding ABC transporter permease, translated to MTNPRLTKLLPWITTPLLLLTLFTTWDLFVRLNNLSELVLPRPLTVLATLTDLATDPQTWHHAQITATETLTGFTIALATGITTGAILGKIPWMERSLRPIIVASQVIPKVALIPLFVIWFGFGMTSKIIMAAMLAFFPIMLNVQLGVRSVQPGQHDVMKTLNANRWQTFTHLELKSTLPYVFTGMEVGIVFAIIGTIVGEYLGGNEGLGYLIVRTLNELNAPALFAVIILLSTLGLTLYFLINTLKRFFIPWHESVYQHDLNA
- a CDS encoding ABC transporter ATP-binding protein, whose product is MSTPDTETTRAVPATSDGHVPPKLELVGVDKEFRTRRAYTHALADINLSISDGEFVSVIGRSGCGKTTLLRMLAGLLAPTTGQILIEGRSLWNGTRVDTSVVSQLGVVFQEANLFPWYSVADNIALPLKLRGDPKTTRHHRAHELAELVGLAGYEKAYPRELSGGMRQRVAIARALSTHPTLLLMDEPFGALDALTRERMNLELQRITQAAHATVVFITHDITEAVFLGDRVIQLTPRPGRIADTQTIPFPRPRHIDLQTEPAFGAIARHLRHALDGQDQP
- a CDS encoding ABC transporter substrate-binding protein; the protein is MPSYPRSLSALPLSALSRRSFLKRSALATAAVAAGPTLLTACGSEPAGAGGEGEAITFLSYLPLETLSMAPELLAVAGGHFAKHGLDVQLQPVKGSPQAMQTLLAGTGPVTRLGQIDVMTAVAESGQPLVNIGTLTRGSSLRFMYSKSDPLTKPEDFVGKTMGVPSEGGTSSKVVSLVLANAGIDPGRVRKQVTGLTPGTFNLVQQGRIAGYVVSIDTSNIVLSQHDDAGVFDPGTVVKSDSQVYVATKDVIQSDPDMLKAFLAGIHDALAAVVADTTLDETIAKLREHYSFATLDDNKIAKQSLTVMRDLWTGGDPSKPLLVTDENAWVAGYEELTAAGIAKPGKDAASWFDNSLLPQTKS
- a CDS encoding IclR family transcriptional regulator, with translation MSTQRRSVLRRALRILDTFSDAADGLSLSELSRRAGVPLTTTHRIVGELYEWGALERDDNGNYRVGLRLWEIAALAPRSVGLQRIALPFMQDLYETTHRGVHLAVRTDDEVVFVERFVSPERASARPRVGGRYALHATAVGLVLLAHAPVEVQQEVLSRPLEPYTPHTYSSERELREVLADVRRNGYAVSDRQIDPEYVSVAAPIYGRDDTVVAALSLIVPHTESHGPGLGHLVQATARGISRALGATRPPLPHPSSDIRKGG